The nucleotide sequence TAACCACATACTTAAAACCAAGAAATACACCAACAAGACCTAAAATAACTATTGTCCTTGCAGAGCATGGAATAAGTGTTGCAAGCACACTTGCAAGAAACTTCTGTCTCTTTGTCTCAAGTATCCTTGTTCCAAGAACTGCTGGTACATTACATCCAAACCCAAGAATCAATGGGAGGAATGCCTTTCCATGAAGACCCAAGGTGTGCATAACAGAATCTGTGAGGAAGGCAATTCTTGCAAGATAACCAGAATCCTCAAGTAAAGAGAGGAGGAGGTAAAATGGAGCAATGTATGGAAGAGCAATACTTATGCCACCCACTATTCCCTCCCCAATTCCATCCCACAGAATCTCCTTTAAGGATGGCGAAATGGATGTTGAATAAAAGATACCCTTCAGCCACTCAAAAAATATATCAAGATAACCAGATACAAAATCCCCAAATTTAAATATTCCATAGAACATGAGAAAGACACTCAAAATGAGAAAGAAGTAGCCAAAAACTGGATGCAAAAGAACCCTATCAAATATATCTGAAAAGTATCTTTTAATTCCCCTTCTTACCCTCTGAACCTCGTCTGTTATTCTCTTTGCAATATTATACTTCTCCTGAGAAATAATGAGAGATATACTCTCTCCATGAATATCCTCAAGCTCCTTTGACAGCTTCTCTACAACATCTATTACCACTCTCTCCTTTATAAGTTTTTTTACCTCTGGATCCCCCTCAAGAAGTTTTATTGCAGTCCACCTTTTAGGATAGGGAAGGTCTTCTGGAAGGATTTTTATGAGTTTTTCAATCCTTTCCTCTACCTCTTTTCCATATTTTATATCAATTGGTTTTGGTTTAATCTCCCCTCTGTAAACTTTGATACATGTCTCAACAAGTTTCTCTATTCCCTTTCCCTGAACAGCAATCATTGGAACAACAGGAACACCAAGGATCTTCTCAAGTTTCTTAGCGTCTATCTCAAAACCAAACTTTTCAGTTAGATCCATCTGATTTAAGGCAACAACAACATTGGCTTCAAGCTCAAGAAGTTGAAGGGTAAAGAAGAGGTTTCTCTCAAGATGAGTTGCATCAACAACATTTATTACAATATCTGGCTTTTCCTTTGCTATAAATTCCCTTGTTATAAGTTCCTCTTCTGAATATGTAGTTAATGAGTATATGCCAGGGAGATCTATAACTCTAATTACACAGTTCTTATAGTAGAGTAGACCCTCTGCTCTTTCAACGGTCTTTCCAGGCCAGTTGCCAATTATCT is from Caldisericia bacterium and encodes:
- the feoB gene encoding ferrous iron transport protein B translates to MGEKKEIVFALAGNANVGKSVIFNQLTGSNQIIGNWPGKTVERAEGLLYYKNCVIRVIDLPGIYSLTTYSEEELITREFIAKEKPDIVINVVDATHLERNLFFTLQLLELEANVVVALNQMDLTEKFGFEIDAKKLEKILGVPVVPMIAVQGKGIEKLVETCIKVYRGEIKPKPIDIKYGKEVEERIEKLIKILPEDLPYPKRWTAIKLLEGDPEVKKLIKERVVIDVVEKLSKELEDIHGESISLIISQEKYNIAKRITDEVQRVRRGIKRYFSDIFDRVLLHPVFGYFFLILSVFLMFYGIFKFGDFVSGYLDIFFEWLKGIFYSTSISPSLKEILWDGIGEGIVGGISIALPYIAPFYLLLSLLEDSGYLARIAFLTDSVMHTLGLHGKAFLPLILGFGCNVPAVLGTRILETKRQKFLASVLATLIPCSARTIVILGLVGVFLGFKYVVIVYLIDFIVIFLLGKLLSRVVPGKSLGLIMEVPPLRKPTLSIVLKQTWFRLKDFIYVAFPIIVIGSFVLEILKVFGFLDGFVAFISPFFTKFLGLPPLTSITLIFGILRKELTLFMLFTLFGTEKLITVMTPKQLIIYSVITLFYFPCIATFAALKREMGFKYAVLIAISEMIFAILLGGALNLIL